One window from the genome of Rufibacter tibetensis encodes:
- a CDS encoding M3 family metallopeptidase: MAIGLLASEQTAGQATDKNNPLLQKYTTPHQVPPFHLIKDEHFKPALQEGIRQHQLEIDAIVNNAKPATFDNTILAMENTGQLLGRVSTVFYNLNSANTNEQIQKIAREIAPELSTHSDNIILNKKLFDRVKTVWNNKKNLKLTSEQEKLLEETYKSFVRSGANLNNADKEKLKKMNGELSLLSLQYGQNILAETNAYQLVIDDMKDLAGLPEGVVAAATDAAKQAGKEGKWVFTLHNSSVMPFLQYADNRELRKQIWEAYSLRGNNNNDHDNKEVLRKIVNLRREKAQLLGYKTYAHYVLEESMAKNPENVNKLLDQLWAPALAVAKQEEQDIQKMVDASGAKFKVTPYDWRYYTEKIRKERFDLNEQDLQPYFSLDNIRKGVFTVTEKLYGLKFKQLPNLPKYHEDVTVYEVSEADGKLVGIIYMDFFPRASKRSGAWMTSYRAQKMEKGKRFAPVVSIVCNFTKPTGEAPALLTFDEVTTYFHEFGHALHGLLSNVTYESMAGTSVPRDFVELPSQIMENWAAEPDVLKMYGTHYKTGQLISEELIQKMKKAGTFNQGFETTEYLAASLLDLAYHTQTQNLEGDINQFEKTAMAKVGLMEQILPRYRSTYFSHIFSGGYSAGYYSYIWSGVLDTDAFQVFKENGLFNKEKAKSFRKNILEKGGTVDPMELYKKFRGAEPSIQPLLKKRGLTPVSL; this comes from the coding sequence ATGGCAATCGGACTACTGGCAAGTGAACAAACGGCAGGTCAGGCCACTGACAAAAACAACCCTCTTTTACAGAAGTACACTACTCCGCACCAGGTTCCGCCTTTTCACCTGATCAAGGATGAGCATTTCAAACCTGCTTTGCAGGAAGGAATTCGGCAGCACCAGCTGGAGATTGACGCCATCGTGAATAACGCCAAGCCGGCCACGTTTGACAACACCATTCTGGCCATGGAGAATACCGGGCAATTGCTGGGCCGCGTGTCTACCGTTTTCTACAACCTGAACTCGGCTAATACCAATGAGCAGATTCAGAAAATCGCCCGCGAAATAGCCCCGGAGCTTTCCACGCACAGTGACAACATCATCCTGAACAAGAAGCTGTTCGACCGCGTGAAAACGGTCTGGAATAACAAAAAGAACTTGAAACTAACTTCTGAGCAAGAGAAACTGCTGGAAGAAACCTACAAGTCTTTTGTGCGCAGCGGTGCCAACCTGAACAATGCCGACAAGGAGAAGCTGAAGAAGATGAACGGCGAACTGTCGCTCCTCAGCCTTCAGTACGGGCAAAACATCCTGGCGGAAACCAATGCCTACCAACTGGTCATTGACGACATGAAAGACCTGGCTGGCTTGCCCGAAGGCGTAGTAGCTGCCGCCACTGATGCCGCCAAGCAAGCTGGTAAAGAAGGCAAGTGGGTGTTCACCCTGCACAACTCCAGCGTGATGCCGTTCCTGCAGTACGCCGACAACCGGGAGTTGCGCAAGCAAATCTGGGAGGCCTACTCGCTACGCGGCAACAACAACAATGACCACGACAACAAAGAGGTGTTGCGCAAGATTGTAAACCTGCGCCGTGAGAAAGCACAATTGCTGGGCTACAAAACCTACGCGCACTACGTGTTGGAAGAAAGCATGGCCAAGAACCCGGAGAACGTGAACAAACTCCTGGACCAACTGTGGGCGCCAGCTTTGGCTGTAGCCAAACAAGAAGAGCAGGACATCCAGAAAATGGTAGATGCCTCGGGCGCCAAGTTCAAAGTGACCCCGTATGACTGGCGCTATTACACAGAGAAGATCCGGAAAGAGCGCTTTGACCTGAATGAGCAGGATCTGCAACCGTACTTCAGCCTGGACAACATTAGAAAAGGCGTGTTCACGGTTACAGAGAAACTATATGGCCTCAAGTTTAAACAACTGCCCAACCTGCCTAAATATCACGAGGATGTAACTGTTTATGAAGTTTCCGAAGCTGATGGCAAACTAGTAGGAATCATCTACATGGACTTTTTCCCGCGCGCCTCTAAAAGAAGCGGCGCCTGGATGACGTCTTATCGTGCCCAGAAAATGGAGAAAGGCAAACGTTTTGCACCCGTAGTGTCTATTGTCTGCAACTTCACCAAACCAACCGGCGAAGCTCCTGCCCTGCTCACCTTTGATGAAGTAACCACCTACTTCCACGAGTTCGGCCACGCGTTGCACGGTTTGCTGTCTAATGTGACCTATGAAAGCATGGCCGGCACCTCGGTACCTCGTGACTTTGTGGAACTACCTTCACAGATCATGGAAAACTGGGCCGCTGAGCCGGACGTCTTGAAAATGTACGGCACGCACTACAAAACGGGTCAGTTAATCTCAGAAGAGTTGATTCAGAAAATGAAGAAAGCCGGCACCTTCAACCAAGGCTTTGAAACTACTGAGTACCTGGCCGCTTCTTTGCTGGATTTGGCATATCACACCCAAACCCAGAACCTGGAAGGTGACATCAACCAGTTTGAGAAAACGGCCATGGCCAAAGTGGGTTTGATGGAGCAAATCCTTCCGCGCTACAGAAGCACCTACTTCAGCCACATCTTCTCTGGCGGCTATTCAGCGGGCTATTACAGCTACATCTGGTCGGGCGTGCTGGACACAGATGCGTTCCAGGTCTTCAAGGAAAATGGTCTGTTCAACAAAGAGAAAGCCAAGTCCTTCCGGAAGAACATCCTGGAGAAAGGCGGTACCGTAGACCCTATGGAATTGTACAAAAAGTTCAGAGGCGCTGAGCCAAGCATACAACCTTTGCTAAAGAAACGCGGCTTGACTCCGGTGAGTTTGTAG
- a CDS encoding GNAT family N-acetyltransferase, with amino-acid sequence MLSNPALVTDADVEEYITNRGKGWVCEAEGKVVGFAIADLQDHNIWALFVDPEYEKKGIGRHLHDLMLEWYFSQTTETVWLGTGPGTRAETFYRTAGWQEVGTHGNDEIKFEMSSADWVKQKAS; translated from the coding sequence GTGCTTTCCAATCCTGCTTTGGTGACCGATGCTGATGTGGAGGAGTATATCACCAACCGGGGCAAAGGCTGGGTCTGTGAAGCGGAAGGCAAGGTGGTGGGCTTTGCCATTGCCGATTTACAGGACCATAACATCTGGGCCTTATTTGTTGATCCGGAATATGAAAAGAAAGGTATAGGTAGACATTTGCATGACCTAATGCTGGAGTGGTATTTCAGTCAAACCACTGAGACCGTCTGGCTAGGCACTGGTCCTGGCACCAGAGCAGAAACCTTTTACCGAACAGCAGGTTGGCAGGAAGTTGGTACCCACGGCAATGATGAGATTAAGTTTGAAATGTCTTCTGCGGATTGGGTTAAACAGAAAGCCTCCTAA
- a CDS encoding class I SAM-dependent methyltransferase: MKVDQEFDTSRAQAFGSAMLDTLNKSALSFMISIGHRVGLFDTMRQMDFATSMDIAERANLNERYVREWLGAMVTGGIVIYAPETHTYFLPPEHAAYLTREAGPDNMSVLLQYSAMMGKVEDKIVDCFKHGGGVPYGEHHRFYEVIDEDSSQSVLSSLESHILPLVPDLREKLEKGISMLDVGCGSGSILIRLASLFPKSRFTGIDFSTEAIANANAGTATYGVENVHFKLKSLSNFHHDAPEEKYDVISAFDAIHDQGQPLNVLKGIYRALKKDGVFLMQDISGTSHLEEDIAHPIAPFLYTLSCMHCMTVSLAQHGEGLGAMWGEEVTLEYLKRAGFSNIETHKLPHDIQNNWYVITK, translated from the coding sequence ATGAAAGTTGATCAGGAATTTGACACCTCCCGGGCTCAGGCCTTCGGAAGTGCTATGCTGGACACCCTCAACAAAAGTGCCCTTTCCTTCATGATCTCCATTGGTCACCGCGTGGGGCTTTTTGACACCATGCGCCAGATGGACTTCGCAACCTCCATGGACATTGCCGAACGGGCCAACCTGAATGAGCGGTACGTAAGGGAATGGCTCGGAGCCATGGTAACTGGTGGTATTGTCATTTATGCCCCAGAAACCCACACCTATTTTCTACCCCCAGAGCACGCCGCTTACCTGACCCGTGAAGCAGGGCCAGACAACATGTCGGTTCTTTTGCAATACAGCGCCATGATGGGCAAGGTAGAAGATAAAATTGTGGATTGTTTTAAGCATGGCGGCGGCGTGCCTTACGGAGAACACCACCGCTTCTATGAAGTAATTGACGAAGACAGCAGCCAGTCTGTGTTATCTTCCCTGGAGAGTCATATTTTGCCATTGGTACCAGATTTACGCGAAAAACTGGAGAAAGGCATCTCCATGTTGGATGTGGGCTGCGGATCAGGCAGCATCCTGATTCGGCTGGCTTCCCTGTTTCCAAAGTCAAGGTTTACCGGCATTGATTTCTCCACCGAAGCCATTGCCAATGCCAACGCCGGAACAGCCACCTATGGAGTAGAAAATGTGCATTTCAAGCTTAAAAGCTTGTCTAACTTCCACCATGATGCGCCTGAGGAAAAGTATGATGTTATTAGTGCCTTTGACGCCATCCATGATCAGGGACAACCGCTGAACGTGCTGAAGGGCATTTACAGGGCCCTGAAGAAAGACGGGGTTTTCCTGATGCAGGATATCAGTGGCACAAGCCATTTGGAAGAAGACATTGCACACCCCATTGCTCCTTTTCTGTATACCCTTTCCTGCATGCATTGCATGACCGTATCTCTAGCCCAGCATGGCGAAGGCCTTGGTGCCATGTGGGGAGAGGAAGTGACCCTTGAGTATTTGAAAAGAGCAGGCTTCAGCAATATTGAAACCCATAAACTACCGCATGACATACAAAATAACTGGTATGTGATCACGAAGTAA
- a CDS encoding DUF4383 domain-containing protein yields MTTKTASLLIGFTFLAVGLLGFVPNPIIGDSHNAIFHTDAVHNMVHLASGALFVLVALAAPERAATFLKVFGVVYFLLGVIGFVAIGSEGMTHLLGFLPVNGADNYLHIALGVVIFLAGMLPRRRIAGIGSRI; encoded by the coding sequence ATGACTACTAAAACTGCTTCTCTTCTCATTGGATTCACGTTTCTAGCTGTGGGGCTTTTAGGTTTTGTTCCAAACCCCATTATTGGTGATTCACACAACGCTATTTTTCATACTGATGCGGTGCACAACATGGTGCACCTGGCAAGTGGGGCTTTGTTTGTGTTAGTGGCCTTGGCAGCACCAGAGCGGGCGGCAACCTTTTTGAAGGTGTTTGGGGTTGTGTATTTTCTATTAGGCGTCATTGGCTTTGTCGCCATTGGGTCAGAGGGCATGACGCACCTGTTGGGTTTCTTACCTGTTAATGGCGCAGATAATTACCTGCACATTGCCTTAGGCGTTGTAATCTTTTTGGCCGGAATGCTGCCTAGAAGAAGAATTGCCGGTATTGGATCCAGAATATAG
- a CDS encoding ABC1 kinase family protein: MSSSQPEQNHIPTSKVQRASKFIGAGAKVGGNYIKHYAKKMVNPSLSKEELHNSNAEDIYASLSELKGSALKVAQMMSMDKNILPQAYQDKFTMAQYSAPPLSYPLVVRTFQKAFGVAPEGMFDTFTTSAVNAASIGQVHKATKNGKTFAVKVQYPGVADSVTSDLRMVKPFAYRLLNMNEKEMDHYMEEVEEKLLEETDYKLEVKRSTEISQACSHIPHLNFPTYYPELSSERIITMDWLEGDHLKEWLQTTPPQEALNQIGQALWDFYHHQVHNLKKVHADPHPGNFIVQENVTLGVIDFGCVKVIPEDFYRGYFSLIRKDSLLNEDELNQIFFDLDFISDLDSAEEQAYFKGVFKEMISLLGKPFHSEAFDFADDAYFSQIYSLGDRVARDKMFRNSRQARGSRHGLFINRTYFGLYSLLNQLGAHINTTKPDWLK; the protein is encoded by the coding sequence ATGAGCAGTAGCCAACCAGAGCAAAACCATATTCCCACCTCCAAAGTACAGCGGGCCTCTAAATTCATAGGAGCCGGCGCCAAAGTAGGTGGAAATTACATAAAGCATTACGCCAAAAAGATGGTGAACCCCTCTCTGAGCAAAGAGGAACTTCACAACAGCAACGCCGAAGACATCTATGCTTCTTTGAGCGAGCTAAAAGGCAGTGCCCTGAAAGTGGCGCAGATGATGTCCATGGACAAGAACATCTTGCCGCAAGCGTATCAGGACAAGTTTACCATGGCGCAATACAGCGCGCCGCCGCTCTCCTACCCGTTGGTGGTGAGAACCTTTCAAAAAGCCTTTGGGGTAGCACCAGAAGGCATGTTTGACACCTTTACTACTTCGGCGGTAAATGCCGCGTCCATTGGGCAGGTCCACAAAGCCACTAAGAACGGCAAAACGTTCGCGGTAAAAGTGCAGTACCCCGGCGTGGCCGATAGCGTTACCTCTGACCTGCGCATGGTGAAGCCGTTTGCCTACCGTTTACTCAACATGAACGAAAAGGAGATGGACCACTACATGGAAGAGGTGGAAGAGAAACTGCTGGAGGAAACTGATTACAAACTGGAGGTAAAACGGTCCACCGAAATCTCCCAGGCCTGCAGCCATATCCCGCATCTGAACTTTCCGACCTATTACCCTGAACTCAGCAGCGAGCGCATTATCACCATGGACTGGTTGGAAGGCGACCATTTGAAAGAATGGCTCCAGACCACCCCCCCGCAGGAAGCCCTCAACCAGATTGGGCAGGCGCTCTGGGACTTCTACCACCATCAAGTTCACAACTTAAAGAAGGTACATGCAGATCCGCACCCAGGCAACTTCATCGTGCAGGAAAACGTGACCTTGGGCGTGATTGATTTTGGGTGCGTTAAAGTTATTCCGGAGGATTTCTACCGGGGTTATTTCTCCCTGATCAGAAAGGATTCTCTGCTGAATGAGGACGAACTAAACCAGATCTTCTTTGACCTGGACTTTATCAGCGACCTGGACTCTGCTGAGGAGCAAGCCTATTTCAAGGGTGTTTTCAAGGAAATGATCTCGTTGTTAGGCAAGCCGTTTCATTCCGAAGCCTTTGACTTTGCTGATGACGCCTACTTCAGCCAGATTTACTCGCTGGGCGACCGGGTAGCCAGAGATAAGATGTTCCGGAACTCACGGCAAGCCCGGGGCTCTAGGCACGGTCTGTTTATTAATAGAACCTACTTTGGGCTGTATAGTTTGTTGAACCAGCTTGGAGCCCACATTAACACTACTAAACCCGACTGGCTGAAATAA
- a CDS encoding TetR/AcrR family transcriptional regulator, producing MENTNFNTNQQAETRNRIIDAFIEHVLETGKPPVSVYKFAQSLGIPEEEFYRYFTSFQGVKGAVWERIFDETFAMMHAQEVYQSYSAKEKLLSFYYTWIEVLKKNRSYQLALYEGHADFKKVTPQEVRSFRDKFRNFAKGIIQEGKANDEIVDRKYISDKYDEALWLETLFVFQFWLKDTSVSFEKTDVAIEKSVRLTFDLIGRTAVDSFVDLAKFLFQSK from the coding sequence ATGGAAAACACAAATTTCAATACAAATCAGCAAGCTGAGACCAGAAACAGAATCATAGATGCCTTCATTGAGCACGTGCTGGAGACCGGTAAACCACCTGTTTCAGTATACAAGTTTGCCCAGAGCCTTGGCATTCCGGAAGAGGAGTTCTACCGTTACTTCACCTCGTTTCAGGGGGTAAAAGGCGCCGTGTGGGAGCGCATTTTTGACGAGACTTTCGCCATGATGCACGCTCAGGAAGTGTACCAATCGTACTCGGCTAAAGAGAAACTCCTGTCATTCTACTACACCTGGATAGAAGTCCTGAAGAAGAACCGAAGCTACCAGCTCGCCTTGTATGAGGGCCACGCCGACTTCAAGAAGGTAACGCCCCAGGAAGTGAGAAGCTTCCGGGACAAGTTCAGGAACTTCGCCAAAGGCATCATTCAGGAAGGCAAAGCCAACGACGAGATCGTGGACCGCAAGTACATTTCAGATAAGTATGACGAGGCCTTGTGGCTGGAGACATTGTTCGTCTTCCAGTTCTGGCTGAAGGACACCTCCGTTTCCTTTGAGAAAACTGATGTAGCCATAGAGAAGTCCGTACGCCTGACTTTTGATCTGATTGGGAGAACTGCCGTGGACTCTTTCGTGGATTTAGCCAAATTCCTTTTCCAGTCTAAATAA
- a CDS encoding PAS domain-containing sensor histidine kinase — protein MADTAKPIQGASEHKTQIILGGGEMGDLIRSFDWSSTPLRSLSGWKPSLRISVNLILQSPMPMVMLWGEEGIVLYNDAYRALAGQRHPYMLGIRYEESWPETASFVRQVITKSLQGKALSYRKIPFTVYRNNCAEEIWLDLDCSPLLDDNGSPAGTLIITNEITEKIKVDQAFKEHVERMNGVFNQKSVGIAETDFTGKFILVNDRYCEMVGRSKEELYQMRMQDISHQEDLPHNVVMFKEAVTNGVPFDIEKRYIRPDGSEVWVHNNVSLVKTADGRPSFIVAVCHEITQRKLVEKHQKLLMAMSENSTNFIGIANTEGEVMYLNPAGRRMVGLDSLEEAQSTTVLDYFQEEDKAFVKEVILPSQQENGYWKGEFRFRNFKTKETIDVAYNQFLVKDPETGEVLGIATVSPDITERKRAEEALKESEERFRTMAEASGLLIAQTDLEGNAIYFNKAWMALTGRTMEELLDYGWGEFLHPDDRESFIEAYRTAFEKREVLKREFRLQNKEGNYRWQLAVVSPRFGPNQTFAGYISSCIDVTESKQAQEALAESENWFKTFANNIQNLAWMANPDGWITWYNQRWYDFTGRTFEEMQGWGWDKIQHPDYQEWVVNFAKEAWVKKETWELTIPLKAANGEYRWFLTRGVPIKDDKGHVERWIGTNTDITEQKKAEAELIKFKIISDYAFDAFILMRQDGTFAYLNDLALQRWGYTKEEALTLRVPDVDPIYQEEEFNAAFAQAQELGALPPFETLHKRKDGSIYPVEVSMGGIILDGQPHMFAVARDITERKQAEETLKRRNEELQRTNNDLDNFIYTASHDLKAPITNIEGLVNTLVMDLPPETAELPDIAPIIPMIRGSISRFKNTINDLTELTKLQRKMEEDISLVQFHEVLDEICQDLEFQVQSSGAKIEADFSQFPALQFSKKNLRSVLYNLVSNAIKYASPLRAPLIRISARQEQEFCVLTVQDNGLGIDPSQHNKIFSMFKRLHDHVEGTGIGLYIVKKIIDNSGGKIEVESEPSKGSTFKASFKL, from the coding sequence ATGGCAGACACCGCAAAACCCATCCAAGGCGCATCAGAACACAAAACCCAAATCATTCTTGGGGGCGGCGAAATGGGAGATCTTATTAGAAGCTTTGACTGGTCTTCTACCCCATTGAGGTCACTATCTGGTTGGAAACCCAGCCTCCGGATATCTGTGAACCTGATCTTGCAATCTCCCATGCCCATGGTAATGCTGTGGGGTGAAGAGGGAATTGTGCTTTATAATGATGCCTACAGGGCTTTGGCAGGGCAACGCCACCCCTACATGCTGGGCATCAGATACGAGGAAAGCTGGCCCGAAACGGCTTCTTTTGTCCGGCAGGTGATTACCAAAAGCTTACAGGGAAAAGCGCTTTCTTACCGTAAAATCCCATTTACCGTTTACCGCAATAACTGTGCAGAAGAGATCTGGCTGGACCTGGACTGCAGCCCTCTCCTGGATGACAACGGCTCACCAGCAGGCACCTTGATTATCACCAATGAAATCACTGAAAAAATAAAGGTAGACCAGGCCTTTAAGGAGCATGTAGAACGGATGAATGGTGTCTTCAACCAAAAGTCTGTGGGCATTGCAGAAACCGATTTTACAGGAAAATTCATTCTGGTGAATGACCGCTATTGTGAAATGGTAGGGCGCTCTAAAGAGGAGCTTTACCAAATGCGCATGCAAGACATTAGCCACCAGGAGGACTTACCCCACAATGTGGTAATGTTCAAAGAGGCGGTCACCAATGGGGTTCCCTTTGACATTGAGAAGCGCTACATCCGCCCAGACGGTTCTGAGGTTTGGGTGCACAACAATGTTTCCTTGGTTAAAACAGCAGACGGCAGACCTTCTTTCATAGTGGCTGTTTGCCATGAAATTACCCAAAGAAAGCTGGTTGAAAAACACCAGAAGTTGCTCATGGCCATGAGCGAGAACTCCACCAACTTCATCGGCATTGCCAACACTGAAGGGGAAGTGATGTATTTGAACCCCGCCGGCCGGAGAATGGTAGGGTTAGACAGCCTGGAGGAAGCCCAGAGCACCACCGTTCTGGATTACTTTCAGGAAGAAGACAAAGCTTTTGTCAAAGAAGTCATTTTACCCTCTCAGCAAGAAAATGGCTACTGGAAAGGAGAATTCCGTTTCAGAAACTTCAAAACCAAGGAAACCATTGACGTTGCTTATAACCAGTTTTTGGTAAAAGACCCCGAAACGGGAGAAGTTCTAGGGATAGCCACGGTTAGTCCGGACATCACAGAACGGAAACGCGCCGAAGAAGCTCTGAAGGAAAGCGAAGAACGATTCCGGACCATGGCCGAGGCTTCTGGATTGCTCATCGCCCAAACCGATCTGGAAGGCAATGCCATCTACTTCAACAAAGCATGGATGGCTCTTACCGGCCGAACAATGGAGGAATTACTTGACTACGGTTGGGGTGAGTTCCTCCACCCGGATGACCGCGAAAGCTTTATTGAAGCGTACCGAACGGCCTTTGAAAAAAGAGAGGTCCTGAAGCGGGAGTTCAGGCTCCAGAACAAAGAAGGAAACTACCGCTGGCAACTAGCCGTGGTGTCTCCCAGATTTGGTCCTAACCAAACCTTTGCCGGGTACATCAGCTCGTGTATAGATGTCACTGAAAGCAAACAAGCTCAGGAAGCCCTGGCAGAAAGTGAAAACTGGTTTAAAACCTTCGCAAACAACATCCAGAACCTGGCCTGGATGGCAAACCCCGATGGCTGGATAACTTGGTACAACCAGCGGTGGTATGATTTCACCGGTCGCACTTTTGAAGAAATGCAGGGCTGGGGATGGGATAAGATTCAGCACCCCGACTATCAGGAATGGGTGGTAAATTTCGCGAAAGAGGCTTGGGTAAAAAAGGAAACCTGGGAGCTGACGATCCCTTTGAAAGCCGCAAATGGCGAATACCGGTGGTTCCTGACACGTGGCGTTCCTATAAAAGACGATAAAGGTCATGTAGAACGCTGGATTGGCACCAACACTGACATCACAGAGCAGAAAAAAGCTGAAGCTGAGTTAATCAAATTTAAAATCATCAGTGACTACGCTTTTGACGCCTTTATTCTCATGCGGCAAGACGGTACTTTTGCGTACCTGAATGACCTGGCGTTGCAACGGTGGGGCTACACCAAAGAAGAAGCCTTGACCCTGCGGGTTCCTGATGTGGACCCTATTTACCAGGAAGAGGAGTTTAACGCTGCTTTTGCCCAAGCTCAGGAGTTAGGCGCCCTGCCTCCGTTTGAGACCCTTCACAAACGCAAAGATGGCAGCATTTACCCGGTGGAGGTAAGCATGGGAGGCATCATCCTGGATGGGCAGCCCCACATGTTTGCGGTAGCCCGTGACATAACAGAAAGAAAACAGGCCGAAGAAACTCTCAAACGCAGAAACGAGGAACTTCAGCGCACCAACAATGACCTGGACAACTTCATCTACACGGCCTCTCATGACCTGAAAGCGCCTATCACCAACATTGAAGGATTGGTGAACACCTTGGTCATGGACCTTCCTCCTGAGACAGCGGAGCTGCCTGATATTGCCCCTATTATTCCGATGATCAGGGGTTCCATAAGCCGGTTTAAAAACACTATCAATGACCTGACTGAACTGACAAAGCTCCAGCGCAAGATGGAAGAAGACATCAGCCTGGTGCAGTTTCATGAGGTTTTAGACGAAATCTGCCAGGATCTGGAATTCCAGGTACAAAGTTCAGGTGCTAAGATAGAAGCTGATTTCAGTCAATTCCCGGCGTTGCAGTTTTCCAAAAAGAACCTGAGAAGCGTCCTGTACAATCTGGTATCCAATGCTATTAAATATGCTTCTCCCCTTCGGGCACCTTTGATCAGGATTTCCGCCCGGCAAGAGCAGGAGTTTTGCGTTCTAACGGTTCAAGACAACGGCCTGGGTATTGATCCTTCTCAGCACAACAAAATTTTCTCCATGTTCAAACGCTTGCATGACCACGTGGAAGGAACCGGCATTGGGTTGTACATCGTGAAAAAGATTATTGATAACAGCGGAGGAAAGATTGAGGTGGAAAGCGAACCAAGCAAGGGAAGTACGTTCAAGGCTAGCTTCAAACTTTAA
- a CDS encoding DEAD/DEAH box helicase, with translation MKFEDYHINPAIKKSLDKLGFKKPTDIQFKAIPPILRGEDVLAIAQTGTGKTAAFAIPVLHMLHERKQYARQDGIKCLVMVPTRELAIQITEVFHTLGKHTRVETMTVFGGVEQAPQITKLEDGIDVLVATPGRMFDLVSQGHIRLERVEILILDEADHMLDLGFIKDIRDVLRHLPRKRQTLFFSATINEYIKDLAYSLVTKPIRIQISPKDPVSKNVDHSVAYVSMDDKRFFLERVIKENEGSKILVFVRTKVRAERVHSAMERVGIKSDTLHGDKEQKDRLAALNRFKKGDVKVLIATDVSSRGIDIPSVEYVVNYDLPDVPENYVHRVGRTGRGTQKGKSVSFCSPEEKPILDEIEKYLGKPVKVLEIDKQDYTATIDFSSEVKPDLKSLLKEVEDFESAAKKKKKPKKK, from the coding sequence ATGAAATTCGAAGATTACCATATCAACCCCGCCATCAAGAAAAGCTTGGATAAACTGGGCTTCAAGAAACCCACCGATATCCAGTTCAAGGCCATTCCGCCTATACTAAGGGGGGAAGATGTGCTAGCTATCGCGCAGACGGGTACCGGTAAAACGGCGGCCTTCGCTATTCCGGTGCTGCACATGCTGCATGAGCGCAAGCAGTACGCCCGGCAAGATGGTATCAAGTGCCTGGTAATGGTGCCCACGCGCGAGTTGGCTATTCAGATCACCGAGGTGTTCCATACTTTGGGCAAGCACACCCGGGTTGAAACCATGACCGTATTTGGCGGCGTTGAGCAGGCTCCGCAAATCACTAAACTGGAAGATGGCATCGATGTGCTGGTAGCCACACCGGGCCGTATGTTTGACCTGGTAAGCCAGGGCCACATAAGGCTGGAGCGGGTAGAAATTCTGATCCTGGATGAAGCTGACCACATGCTTGACCTGGGTTTTATCAAAGACATCAGAGACGTTTTACGCCACCTGCCCCGCAAGCGGCAAACGCTGTTCTTCTCGGCTACCATCAATGAGTACATCAAAGATTTGGCGTACTCGCTGGTGACCAAACCCATTCGTATCCAGATCTCGCCCAAGGACCCGGTTTCCAAGAACGTGGACCATTCTGTGGCCTATGTGAGCATGGATGATAAACGCTTTTTCCTGGAGCGGGTAATCAAAGAAAACGAGGGCAGCAAGATCCTGGTGTTTGTGCGGACCAAAGTACGGGCCGAAAGGGTGCATTCCGCTATGGAACGGGTAGGTATTAAATCAGACACGCTGCACGGTGACAAGGAGCAGAAAGACAGATTGGCAGCGCTAAACCGTTTCAAGAAAGGAGATGTAAAAGTCTTGATTGCTACAGATGTAAGCTCCCGCGGTATTGATATTCCCAGCGTAGAATACGTGGTGAACTATGACTTGCCAGATGTGCCTGAAAACTACGTGCACCGCGTAGGCCGAACTGGCCGTGGTACCCAAAAAGGAAAATCTGTGTCTTTCTGCAGCCCAGAGGAAAAGCCAATCCTGGATGAAATTGAAAAGTATTTAGGAAAGCCCGTCAAGGTGCTGGAAATAGACAAGCAGGATTACACCGCTACCATCGACTTCTCTTCGGAGGTAAAGCCTGACCTCAAGTCTTTGTTGAAAGAGGTAGAGGATTTTGAGAGTGCCGCTAAGAAAAAGAAGAAGCCTAAGAAGAAGTAG